The Bombus vancouverensis nearcticus chromosome 3, iyBomVanc1_principal, whole genome shotgun sequence genomic sequence ATAGGTTGATGAATTCTCGGTGCCGGAGTCGTAGTTACACTAGCTGGTTGGACGTTCATAGCTAATTTCTGAGGAAGATTCACTATCGTGGGTGTCTGCTGTTTTGCCGCCTGTAGGAGATGCTGCTTAGGATTCGGTGGAGCACCACCGGCATTGTTCAGTACCGGTGACATGGGTTGTCCTTGACCTTTTCCATTCGCAGCACCGATCTGCGCTACCGGCTGTTTAGCACGCGGACTTAAGCTCGGTGACGATACCCTGTTGCTAGAAACTTGGAGATGCAAAGCTTGCACAGCCTGCGTTGATTTTACGAGATTTGGTGGCTGCTGCACCACCGATGGCGGTTGACTAGCCACGCTGGAGGCCGTCGGTTTGGTAATGACAACTTGCTGTTGCGATTGCGCCGGTGTAGCCAGCTTGCTGGCGTTCAAGACGTGAGCCTTGAGGCTCGTGGGTTTCGACGGGGTGGAACAAGTGGATGTCGTCTGTGGAATAGTTACCACCGTCGTAGCTATAGAAGTAACTGTGGTAGAAATTGTTGCTGCTGGCTGAACCATGCTGACTGCGGAGGTGACTTGGTGAACAACCGGAGATTGTGGTTTCGTGATAACGCTGGTCTGCGGTTGGATCTGTTGATTTTGTTGAAGCGGTTCCGGGGCTGGTTCCTTCTTAAGTTCTTCGGAGACGGTTAAATTCTCCGGCTGCGGCTGTTTCGATCGCAACGTCTCGGTTGTATTGGGCGCAACGACCGCAGCGTTCACCAAACCAGCCGGAGTGATTCTCGCATCGCACGTGGCTCTGCTCACCGCTTGCGCCTGTCCAGAAGTGGTGGAAACAGGAATGTATTGACCTTCCTCCGACTCTCTCATCGGTATCAGCATTCCAGTGACTGGATCTATCAGCGTCATCGGTTCATGAGATACCGGTTTGTGCGTGGGTGACGGCGCAGCTGCAGGCTGCTGCTGACTCGTTTCTTCGGGCTTCGGCGTGGTCTCGTCCCGAAGCGAAACGACGTTCTCTTCTTTGTTCTGGAGTTCCTGCTGCGGCGCCGGAGGTGTCTCCTTTATCTTTATCAGTTCTCGATATTCCTCGTCATCGTCGTTCTCGGAAGTTCTCCTTACCGATTTACCGCGAACACCTCGCGGTGACTTTCTAGGTTCGGTCGGTTGTTGTACCGTGCTTTGAACGTTACGAGAAGAGCTGTTGTACCTAGTGCTTCGTCTGGTGGCGTGAACGTTCCCTCCAATGGATCCTCCTATCATCCCCTTGTTCATCGCGGAGCCACGCACCACGTCTTCGATCACGTCGTCGATCGTGTTTCTACTTCCATCCCTCTCGGCCAGTCTCCTGGACTTTCTGGTGTTCGCTGCTGGAGGAACAAATTCCTCCGGCGGTACTTCTTTCACAGCGGCTATAGGCGTCGCTGGCTGCGCGTTCGGACCAGTCAGACTCGGCACTGGTGACTTAATCGTGAGAATCAATCGCGGCCGTCCAGCATTATCTTCCTCGCTATCGTCATGGAATTCGTAAACGTCCGCCGGCAGCTTGTTCTTCTCTACGTGATGTTTGCTTCCCCTAGAAGTCCTCGCTCCTCGTTTATGCACAACGGTGGTGGTTGTGTTTCTGCTGCTTCGTCTGGTGGTCACACCGCCGCGGCTACCGAATCCTCGTCTGCTCTTGGTTCGACCACGTCGGCTCTTTGTCGACTCGCTTTCGCACGTCTCCACTCCCTCGTCCTGTTCCTCGTTGGTCGCGACGAAGTTCTTCTTGGTATCAGACTCGGTTGCCTCACCGCGGTTAAACCATTCGTACTCGTTGCTCTTTGCATCACCGCGGTTAAACCATTCGGACTCGTTGCTCTTTGGCTGCTCTTCCTGTGTCTCATTGGTAACACTTTGACCATGCTGTGCCGTTTCCTTGTCACCGTCGTCGTTGCCCTCGCCATCGCACAATGCGTCTACCTTCTTTATCACGCTCTCGATGTTCACCTCCTTCGCAGACCAATAGTCGCTATCTTCTTTACTGTCAGCCGGATCCTCCTTGGACGCATCGATCGCGAGCGGATCCGTGCACGGTTCTTTCAGTGGATCCTCCGCTGGTTCTTCCTCCATGTCCGCTTCCTCGTTCTCCTTGGGTATTTcgtcttcctcctcctcctcctcttcctcctcatCCTCTTCCTCTTTGACCTCGGGGTTCGCAAGTTCCGTCTTGATTTCGACTTCCATCATTTTAGGAACGAGACGATCGCCGTCGTTGGATTCGGACTTCGACGCGCCCAACAGCTTCTCTGAGTTGATCTGGTCCAGTTGTTGCTCGACCTTTGGAGATTTTGCATCCACCGCGTTGGCGCATGGTGCATTCAATGGCTGATTCAATGGTTGCTCGGACTCGGTGTTCGAGAATTCCTCCTTGATCGCGGTGGTATCCTCGTGCTTCAGGATATCGGATGGTTCCTCTTTTATGACATCAATCGGTTGAGTGGATTGTATGGGCGGAGTAAGTTGCATGGGCTGAGCCGTTTGTACCATCTGTGCATCGGGATCGACCTGGAGCTCCTGTTCTGGTGGTAGCCGCGACTCTAGCACGCACTCGGTGGTGTTCTGCTCAGTAGGAACGGAAGACGGAACCGTGGTAGGTACCGTCGTCGTTGTTCTGGAGACGATGGCTTGCGAGACTGTAGATACCAATGGAAGGTGAGGCTTGGAAAGATGACTGGATTGCAGAACCGGAGAATGCCTTTGGCTGCTGTTTAGAGACGAAATCGACGTTTGTGTGACGACGCATTTGTCCTCAGCCATGGAAACCGTTACACTGGATGGGATCTGTTGCTGTTGTTggtgttgttgctgttgttgttgctgttgttgttgctgttgttgttgctgttgttgttgctgttgctgttgctgttgttgttgctgctgctgttgctgctgctgttgttgctgctgttgctgctgctgctgctgctgttgttgttgttgctgctgctgctgctgctgttgttgttgctgctgctgctgttgttgttgctgctgctgctgttgttgttgctgctgctgttggcAAACTGGCATGGGTACCACCGTCTTGATCAGCGGTTGATTCGCTGACGAAACAGTGGACGCCCCGATGGTGTGCACCACGGACTTGTGGACTAGGTGAGGCTGCCCGTGAGCGACTATCACAGGACTGGGTGTCGAGGAACGTGGCACGTGGGTGGTCAAAAGCTGAAGACTCGATATCTCTTGCTTCTGCCTAGGGGACAATAAATTGTTGTCCGTAGTAATGGAGCCTGAAATTTGTTTCTGACCTCTGGACGACAAGGAGCAGGTTTCCGGGATGCTGGTCGGTTTGCCGAATACCAGGCTGGACGTGCTAGCGTTGATTTCGATCTTGGCCGTTTCAGGGATATACGTGGGCGGCTGGTTCGGCGAAGGAACCTTCGGAGAAGTGGAAGCCTTGTTCGTTGGTTCTGGGATAACGGCTGGTGACAATTTCGGTTCCTCCAGACGTTGCGGAGGCTCGTTAGGATTTACCGGAAGCAACGTTTCGATAACAGATTTGCCGCCGAGAGCCGAATCCCTAGAGCTCTTGACTTGCACGCCACCCGGAGCCAAAGGTGGTACGGGCATGTAAGGACGGTGTGGAATATTCAGCGTCAACGGCGGTAATCCACCTCTAGGATGACTGGGTGCTAGAGCTCTCATGCCTGGAGCGTGTTGAATAACCGGCTGTTGAGTGGCCGCCGTGGAATATATCTGTTGCGTCGGTGTGTCTGGCCTGTGAGCGGAGACGGGAACGCTGCTCACCGCGATCCTGGCTGGTGGTGGTGACGGTTTACCGACACTCGGTACGTGAGGACTGAGGGCGGAGTTTCGAGACCATTGACCGTTAGGTGAAAGTGGCTGCAAAATTCTCGGCGACAGTTGCGAGGGAACCAAAGGTGGCATTCTGGATGGAACCAACGGTGGTGGCAACGGTGGAGCTTGGTTCGAGGAGGCCGAGGTTGAAACCGCGGGGATGTTTTGCATTCTGGGAGAAGTTTGTCGCATGGGTGGGACCATCTGTGACTGTGGTGACACGGGAAGCTTTTGGTAAAGGGACTGCACGCCGATGGATGGCGGCGTTGACGATGGCTGTGGCGCCGACGGTCTAGGACTGGTCGCGGCTATTCTAGGCGTTTCGCTGGTGATCGGCACGCTGCAAGGACCTAACACGGGTTGCTTGTACTGCGGAGGTGGCGAGATCGAAGCGCGACGCGCCTGAGAGTTGTTCATTCTCTCCGGACTGGTTGCTGTAACGTTGGTTTCGTCGACGTTCTCGGCCGCTTGCACAGTCTTAGCCACCTCTCGCGGCTTCTCGTTCAAATTCCAGGAGTGAGCGATCACGGAGGTCGGTGGACTCGGCGGTTTCGCTGATACGGACGATCTGCGCGCCTCGATGGTCTTTTCCGTCGCAGGTACGGAAGGCGCGACAACGGTGGTGACGGCGGCGGGGGTCTTGGTAGGTGATTTGTAGTACGATGGAATGTCTGGCGTTTTCGGTGGTTGGCTCAAATCGAACGTCTCGTAGTTCGGGTCTTCCTCCGTATCCGTATCTATCTGCAAGTCGTGCTCGCTCTGAGGAGTGTCTGGTTTCATATCCGTCTCTCCTTCCGCCGTAGAGGCGTTCAGACTTTCGACGGCCTGCTGCATCTCCTCGACGTCCTCTTGAGGCGCCTCGGCCGGGGCTCCGACCGCGTCTTCCGTTTCGGCGTCTTCCTCTTCGCCTTCATACGAAAAGTCTTCCGTCGATACTCCGAAGGTTTCCTCCAGCAGAGCAGCTACCGCGTCTTCGGTTTCCTCCTGGGATATCGCGACTCGTGGCTTGTCCTCGGTTTGAGTGGGCGGCGTAGTCGGCGCATTCACTTCTGACTCCTCCCTACTTTCGCGTTCTTCCGGTTCCGAAATACTTTTCACCGCGTTTTCGTGAATAGTCTCGTCGATCTCGATACCGAAGCCTGGGATGAACttgtccttcttcttctctggcTTCCCGGCTGATTGAATACCACCGCTTGATGGAGGAGTCATCGACGACGGTACTGTTGTCGATGACACGCAAGTATTGGACGAAACCTTCGGAATGGGACTCAACAAAGTATCTCTAGGTGTAGGCAAAGTAGGTGACATCGTCTTGGGAATCAACGGGCTACTTGCTCTCGGGGGACTAGGATCAGCCCCCAGGTAGGGCAACTCGCCGCTCTTCtcatgatggtgatgatgatggtgatgatgatgatggtaaTCTTTCCGAGTCCGCTCTTCCTTcgactttttcctctttttcttcttctccttgaTCTTTTCCGGAATGGTCGACGGTGTGGATGGTTCGATGCTGTCGTTGTCGTCGGTGAATCGGAACACGTCAGGGTCGTTACTCTCCGTGCACGCAACGGCCGATTTCGGCGAGTTCGGTAGCCCCAAGAGCTTCGCCTCGATTTCTCGTCCCGCCTCGGCCAAGTCCACGCTGTTCTCGTCCTCTGTTTGATGACGACGTTTCTTCTCCGCCTTTCGCCTGACTCGTTCCACGTCCAACACCGGACTGTGGCCACCATCGCTGTCCGAAGCGTAGGTGTTGTTGGCCAACCGGTCGAAGAGCGCATTGTTCGACGGAGCGTCGTCGACGTCGTCTGACAACGGACCAAATATGTCTTCCATACGTTGCGAATCTCTAGCTTCCTGTCTGTTGAGCCTCTTTCTTCGTGCCTTCGCTTTTTCATCCGCGTTCCTGTCTCTCCTCTTATCTTTCTTGTTCCGTTGCTTCTTGTCCGATCGTATCCTCTCCTCCGTTGTTTCCAAAACCGTCGTGGTACCAGAGGTGACGACGGTCGTGGATGCGTTGACGGACTCGGTCGCATGATTGGCTCGACAATCCGCCGTCGCCGCCACGTTACTCGTCACGGTGTTCGATTTGGTCTTGTGCTCGACAGTTTCCGACGACTCGGTCTTGCTTAGACTGTCTTCGGTCGACATCGAGTTCTTTTGTCGCTTCTGCTTCTTCTTGTGTGACTTTTTCCGCGACGAATCACGCTCATGATTGTTAACCACGATCGCTGGTTGGTTGCCACGGCTGAATGACACCGGGATCCGTTCGTCATCGTCCGAGGTGCGCGGTTCTTCTTTTACGTTCGAGTGAACGACACTGTTCACGACTACCACGTTCGTCGTCTCCATGGAGTTCTGTTTCTCCTCGGTGTCAGCGAATCCGAGATCGACGTCGCTTTCCAGGAACCTCTCTGTCTTGACGGCCTTGCGAATCTTGTTGTTGAACGACGATGCCTCCTCTTCCTCGCTGGTGTCGGAGTGAATTCGAGATCGGGAACTCTTTCTGGACAAAGACTTGGCTCTGGCCGAGTCAGATTCCGAGGTGGCCTCGTCTTCTGTCAAAGCCTTGCTGGATACCGAGTCTCCGTCCCACGAGGTACTCTGCTTTTTCTCCTCCCGCCTCGCTCGACTTTGCTTCAGTTGTGAAAATTTGTCCTTAAGTCGTACTTGCCGTTTCTCCTCTTCGAGTTTCTGCATGTTCTTGGTCGAGCGTGCCTTCACTTTGTCATACATACTGATGTATGCGGGCTCGTCGTCAACGATATCGAAGATGGAGTGCTTCTTAGGTTCGTCGCTGTCCGTGTCCGTGGCGGATGGATGTCTGGCTACCTGAATATCGGGCGTCGATAGAGGACCGTCGTCCACGTCACTGTGTAGATTCAAGGAAGACTGTTGATGATGATGGTGCTGGTGTTGGTGATGCTGATGCTGATGCTGCTGCTGCATCTCTCGCGAATGATTCGAACCAATCGCGGTCTGTTCACTCGGCGAATTTGAGTCGTTGCGCTTTGAAAGATCCAGTCTCGATAGGAACTCTTTGTCCGACTCGTGGGACACTCTTGGACTCCGCTCCCTGGACTCCTTCTCGGATCGATTCCTCTTGCTTCGCTGCTTCTCTTTTCCTCCACCTTCGCGGTTGTTCTCTCGGTTCTCCCTGGTCGACTCTCTACTCATCTCGGTCGAATGAGATTGCTCCCTGGTATCTTGAGACTGTGTGAATACATTACCACTGCTACCTTCCTTTCCATCTCGGCTCTCCCTACTTTCGCGATTGGATCTGTGAGAATCGTTCCTATGTTTTCGATCCTCGGACCTTCTATTCTGTCTAGGCCGGTCTTTGCTGTCCCTCCTGTGCTCGGAGATCTTCATGCGTTTGGCGTCATCCTCGGTCGGGCCATCCTGCGACGAACATCGTCGCTTGATAGACACCGGCCCGGGGGAAATTTGATTTTGAGACTGGGAAATGGACTGATGAAGATGATTCTCGGTGGGTTGTCGCCTGCTTTCCTCACGATCCCTCTTTTCTTT encodes the following:
- the LOC117154154 gene encoding uncharacterized protein LOC117154154 isoform X1; the protein is MVRETRHLWVGNLPENIREDRIREHFKRYGRVQSVKLLPRGEECPVDGGSGGSLGEGNEGGSGSSSGSGGSGAGNGTSGNTGGASATVAFMDIKSAAKAHATEHTLDERALTTQYYEPQHLQHRFPSHGSSEDHGSGGGSGGGVSGVVGSGVAGSGIVSGSVGSGVSGGGGGGGSGSCGGGGSANGGGGVGSGIGSSSGGNGSGGSGGSGGGGSSGGGSGGVNDRERDRERERERERERERERDRERDRDRDRDRDRDRERERDRERERERERERERDRERERGGEGFESRGSHGSFYSSERSSRGVGSGGGVGSVGGGGGGGIVVGGHPADPTPGDPGGYIPRGRPPPASSYHVTSTRARDRLYSRTGPYASGPPPPPHLDRHRGGLPPSSWSAYESTTSRYGNAPPPPSPANNDAYQDEQDYIRRLVPLGGGGGGGSSSTGALRQHKKQRRKSRSGSSSPSGSSRSGSSSSSRSGSSAGSTSGGSTSPGSSPHRTGNAAVTEDRRPLAIRVRNLPARSSDTSLKDGLFHEYKKHGKVTWVKVVGAAGERYALVCFKKPEDVEKALEVSHDKLFFGCKIEVAPYQGYDVEDNEFRPYEAEVDEYHPKATRTLFIGNLEKDVTASELRKHFEPFGEIIEIDIKKQGAVSSYAFCQYSDIGSVVKAMRSMDGEHLGANRIKLGFGKSMPTSCVWVDGIGDCMSEKYLNMQFHQFGPINQVVVDRERGHALVFFEQISCAQAAVKEMRGAALRGRRLQVDFASRECQETFYEHLERQGIAGEKPWDTRPSPAATFDVSIPCRRERSSFDSGVTVSNSSSRFTRYETPPRSRTASYSRTSGGGSTPGASPAHPTAMSRSSRRSYQDTYYDGEYTEPTPRRFRSYDEFSQGSGASHDDYQSSVLGDGKLNDDDCPPPSRRHAVQSVVTSVDPPAPPPPLLPPPDIRHLQKERVHLLEQLEECHSSGDEVGFAPKKRVKMDGTSTAILCEDDEPEIASLLVTSHSSRKGMDIRRVSDSKVVVHHGTRRGSCDGRGPGPCKRRRDVTSRHHEHHDGSRPGTPLVDERPENLVPSEPRRFRERSHDGPLSLPLPRFATQMLNNNNNNNNNNNNNNNNNNNNNNSSNNNNNNSGNSNNTGSSNNSSSGSSRSNNSSLAKMTSPPCINLSTAPSPRTAPQPPASPPLRHLSPSPTSSDSETAPQSPSLEERIRSLDEKYEKWSGSRALSAAGGDALAKLDATASERFRFRHKLLDLDLHEVQPSDIVKSVLAKRSVFDEDSKRLENFSEKYEPREFTGVIGVGSIGSSVSGLASSGSCTSKVCLQYPFPSHPPVQLSSSTSMAGQICIGTTSLSSSLTFTTTMSSTLKPPDPRTVVQHNCVHPTPTTPITPGTSIKTVSPELPPVSLPIGLGSGMAATSGNSSGLALASSILSSNGSVSSIHALGASTARGSIGTSGSSVSAFASVTIASSLAFSTMPTMAVLTTAATTSALSTTPITQATIVTTLNATSAASSLSSTCSLSSNQYQTSMSTVTSIILSSTTSLSNTSSSSFSITTVSSSSSSLSSSSSLSLSLSSSSSLSSTTDASRSRLRKEVGGCNRESREFRDSKDGRDSKYSGKSKDCQRKSRKEDADVERNRKDREEKDGSGSSSMTNDVADNDGHARERELKENKEMRYERKEREEKERREKEDRERQERREKDDRDRQERKEREERREKDEERRERERLDKERQEKDRREREERERERKEREENEVKEKERREKERLEREKREREERERQERREREERERREREDRERKERELRQEREKQEKERLRKEREDQERREKEERDRLERERRREEKERLERERKREREEKERLERERRKEKEERERAEKEKREKEERERLERDKHDREKRREREDQERREKEKSEREKRRDRDEKDKEKRDREESRRQPTENHLHQSISQSQNQISPGPVSIKRRCSSQDGPTEDDAKRMKISEHRRDSKDRPRQNRRSEDRKHRNDSHRSNRESRESRDGKEGSSGNVFTQSQDTREQSHSTEMSRESTRENRENNREGGGKEKQRSKRNRSEKESRERSPRVSHESDKEFLSRLDLSKRNDSNSPSEQTAIGSNHSREMQQQHQHQHHQHQHHHHQQSSLNLHSDVDDGPLSTPDIQVARHPSATDTDSDEPKKHSIFDIVDDEPAYISMYDKVKARSTKNMQKLEEEKRQVRLKDKFSQLKQSRARREEKKQSTSWDGDSVSSKALTEDEATSESDSARAKSLSRKSSRSRIHSDTSEEEEASSFNNKIRKAVKTERFLESDVDLGFADTEEKQNSMETTNVVVVNSVVHSNVKEEPRTSDDDERIPVSFSRGNQPAIVVNNHERDSSRKKSHKKKQKRQKNSMSTEDSLSKTESSETVEHKTKSNTVTSNVAATADCRANHATESVNASTTVVTSGTTTVLETTEERIRSDKKQRNKKDKRRDRNADEKAKARRKRLNRQEARDSQRMEDIFGPLSDDVDDAPSNNALFDRLANNTYASDSDGGHSPVLDVERVRRKAEKKRRHQTEDENSVDLAEAGREIEAKLLGLPNSPKSAVACTESNDPDVFRFTDDNDSIEPSTPSTIPEKIKEKKKKRKKSKEERTRKDYHHHHHHHHHHHEKSGELPYLGADPSPPRASSPLIPKTMSPTLPTPRDTLLSPIPKVSSNTCVSSTTVPSSMTPPSSGGIQSAGKPEKKKDKFIPGFGIEIDETIHENAVKSISEPEERESREESEVNAPTTPPTQTEDKPRVAISQEETEDAVAALLEETFGVSTEDFSYEGEEEDAETEDAVGAPAEAPQEDVEEMQQAVESLNASTAEGETDMKPDTPQSEHDLQIDTDTEEDPNYETFDLSQPPKTPDIPSYYKSPTKTPAAVTTVVAPSVPATEKTIEARRSSVSAKPPSPPTSVIAHSWNLNEKPREVAKTVQAAENVDETNVTATSPERMNNSQARRASISPPPQYKQPVLGPCSVPITSETPRIAATSPRPSAPQPSSTPPSIGVQSLYQKLPVSPQSQMVPPMRQTSPRMQNIPAVSTSASSNQAPPLPPPLVPSRMPPLVPSQLSPRILQPLSPNGQWSRNSALSPHVPSVGKPSPPPARIAVSSVPVSAHRPDTPTQQIYSTAATQQPVIQHAPGMRALAPSHPRGGLPPLTLNIPHRPYMPVPPLAPGGVQVKSSRDSALGGKSVIETLLPVNPNEPPQRLEEPKLSPAVIPEPTNKASTSPKVPSPNQPPTYIPETAKIEINASTSSLVFGKPTSIPETCSLSSRGQKQISGSITTDNNLLSPRQKQEISSLQLLTTHVPRSSTPSPVIVAHGQPHLVHKSVVHTIGASTVSSANQPLIKTVVPMPVCQQQQQQQQQQQQQQQQQQQQQQQQQQQQQQQQQQQQQQQQQQQQQQQQQQQQQQQQQQQQQQQQQQQQQQQQQQQHQQQQQIPSSVTVSMAEDKCVVTQTSISSLNSSQRHSPVLQSSHLSKPHLPLVSTVSQAIVSRTTTTVPTTVPSSVPTEQNTTECVLESRLPPEQELQVDPDAQMVQTAQPMQLTPPIQSTQPIDVIKEEPSDILKHEDTTAIKEEFSNTESEQPLNQPLNAPCANAVDAKSPKVEQQLDQINSEKLLGASKSESNDGDRLVPKMMEVEIKTELANPEVKEEEDEEEEEEEEEDEIPKENEEADMEEEPAEDPLKEPCTDPLAIDASKEDPADSKEDSDYWSAKEVNIESVIKKVDALCDGEGNDDGDKETAQHGQSVTNETQEEQPKSNESEWFNRGDAKSNEYEWFNRGEATESDTKKNFVATNEEQDEGVETCESESTKSRRGRTKSRRGFGSRGGVTTRRSSRNTTTTVVHKRGARTSRGSKHHVEKNKLPADVYEFHDDSEEDNAGRPRLILTIKSPVPSLTGPNAQPATPIAAVKEVPPEEFVPPAANTRKSRRLAERDGSRNTIDDVIEDVVRGSAMNKGMIGGSIGGNVHATRRSTRYNSSSRNVQSTVQQPTEPRKSPRGVRGKSVRRTSENDDDEEYRELIKIKETPPAPQQELQNKEENVVSLRDETTPKPEETSQQQPAAAPSPTHKPVSHEPMTLIDPVTGMLIPMRESEEGQYIPVSTTSGQAQAVSRATCDARITPAGLVNAAVVAPNTTETLRSKQPQPENLTVSEELKKEPAPEPLQQNQQIQPQTSVITKPQSPVVHQVTSAVSMVQPAATISTTVTSIATTVVTIPQTTSTCSTPSKPTSLKAHVLNASKLATPAQSQQQVVITKPTASSVASQPPSVVQQPPNLVKSTQAVQALHLQVSSNRVSSPSLSPRAKQPVAQIGAANGKGQGQPMSPVLNNAGGAPPNPKQHLLQAAKQQTPTIVNLPQKLAMNVQPASVTTTPAPRIHQPISQSTALKGINGQPHPLNPKAHLLQAVVPPMVAGVVASPPTQSHLINPQPASISCSRPPAPKPPPVTGTMEPPKVEVSMSGCIMVPTPSPQARGVSISTYEGGPLHGSVGATPSPGGQYGLVPPHRSQSPPLPPPAHHHANASQGDVVNHYGGLTRGGELPPHYMHPQMLQYQYLRAQQEAALTAPRIAYHIQETRSPHLPLDPKLETGIEDSHSPPLELRRSTRTPHDRTTDSPQVAQVYMMHGAVRLPPPPPPQYNTGSNPSLTGAPAAAARGGFYEPPPAHLRSQYPIAASEAPSDRAITPDRPRKHQVVTPPHASQVPPQADSFQMLLQRYPVMWQGLLALKNDQAAVQMHFVFGNPNVARDSLPCNSDGSTPPLRIAQRMRLEQTQVEGVARKMQMDNEHCMLLALPCGRDEVDVLQQSKNLQTGFIMYLQQKQAAGIVNIAAPGSQQPAYVVHIFPSCDFANESLARIAPDLLHRVAKIAHLLIVIATV